A stretch of Kaistella flava (ex Peng et al. 2021) DNA encodes these proteins:
- a CDS encoding DUF5977 domain-containing protein, protein MESIDVKSQNQIVKKIKFKILPKGTESKRWFLTELAINDQKYTFNYNNVTYFPPEATFGVDFSGFWNGKDDNKSIIPAYSFSLNTGDLTLTGTNRDFNPTYAEVGMIKEIIYPTGGRTEMFFEPHKINYKIIRNSQSNFYPQLTASNDNVSGLRLYKMIDKSGSGNDIIREYKYLKNRDNPSLGSSGISLTNYIFFKYAKYRTTLPNSITDKETFTEFGSNIEQSIFSKPNVEYNKVQEYVNGSLFKEYVFSNYFSYPNYLDSDPMANNIILWRPYNSNFGIGNYMKNIDTQFIDESGKRGKLLEENFFADNIEVKKISTEYVTLNNKPYCKNFNENNSLVYKCGNTSNDYVTDASIIGGNWVQKRRIDVKPFVKFSTIIEDYLPNGNIFTNTLYRYDDNTTLNMSGAESSYFPEEISKISYKYSTTYNDLKLINNNILAPVLETIRSKDIWKSTSFLNYVTSRTKTEYTNPTNFFPSSFISYSIDSNIPVESIIYDFYDNNGNLLQYTTKSGTPTAIIWGYNQTQPIAKIEGATYSQVSALAAAIITASDYGSPHYSESTLIDKLDTFRISLPHYQISTYTYKPLIGVTSITPPSGIREIYKYDSSNRLESVQNTDGEILKEYSYNYAPSKYFNIEKSQTFTRNNCGSNYIGTTYNYIVPDGKYSSIVSQADADQKAQNDIDTNGQNTTNKNGSCRPAVSCYVSTTPFSGGGGVLETDVNYKATISFNTGSNSVDFPWTIGVKIGTIQGICKPLTDHNSYNGQMYYTIKTNGDIIIRSHNGNYPNNKSFQNLLFYFPKN, encoded by the coding sequence TTGGAAAGCATCGATGTTAAAAGTCAAAATCAGATTGTAAAAAAAATAAAATTTAAAATACTACCAAAAGGTACTGAATCAAAAAGATGGTTTCTAACAGAACTAGCCATTAATGATCAGAAATATACATTCAATTATAACAATGTAACTTATTTTCCTCCTGAAGCTACTTTTGGGGTGGATTTTTCGGGGTTTTGGAATGGGAAAGATGATAATAAATCCATAATTCCTGCTTACTCATTCAGTCTAAATACAGGAGACTTGACATTAACTGGGACTAATAGAGATTTTAATCCGACTTATGCGGAAGTAGGAATGATAAAAGAGATAATTTATCCAACTGGAGGGAGAACCGAAATGTTTTTTGAACCACATAAAATAAATTATAAAATAATTAGAAACTCTCAATCAAATTTTTATCCTCAGTTAACAGCTTCTAATGATAATGTTAGTGGTTTACGATTATATAAGATGATAGACAAATCTGGTTCAGGAAATGATATTATAAGAGAATATAAGTATCTTAAAAATAGAGATAATCCTTCCTTAGGCTCTTCTGGTATTTCACTTACAAACTATATTTTTTTTAAATATGCAAAATATAGAACAACGCTTCCAAACTCCATAACGGATAAAGAAACATTTACTGAGTTTGGATCAAATATAGAGCAAAGTATATTTTCGAAACCTAATGTTGAGTATAATAAAGTTCAGGAATATGTAAATGGCAGTCTTTTCAAGGAATATGTCTTTAGCAATTATTTTTCCTATCCTAATTATTTAGATTCAGATCCAATGGCAAATAATATTATTTTGTGGAGACCCTATAATAGCAATTTCGGAATTGGGAATTATATGAAAAATATAGATACGCAATTTATTGATGAAAGTGGTAAGCGTGGAAAGTTACTCGAAGAAAATTTCTTTGCTGATAATATAGAAGTCAAGAAAATATCTACCGAGTATGTCACCCTCAACAACAAACCGTATTGTAAAAACTTTAATGAAAACAATTCTTTGGTATATAAATGCGGTAATACATCAAATGACTATGTCACTGATGCCAGCATAATTGGAGGCAACTGGGTACAGAAAAGGAGAATCGATGTGAAGCCCTTTGTTAAATTTTCTACAATAATAGAAGATTATTTACCAAATGGAAATATTTTCACTAACACTTTATATCGATATGATGATAATACTACTCTTAACATGTCAGGAGCAGAATCGTCATACTTTCCAGAAGAAATAAGTAAAATATCATACAAATATTCAACAACATACAATGATTTGAAATTAATTAATAACAATATTTTGGCTCCCGTATTAGAAACAATCAGAAGCAAGGATATATGGAAATCAACTTCTTTTTTGAATTATGTTACCTCTCGAACAAAAACGGAATATACAAACCCTACTAATTTTTTTCCGAGTTCGTTTATCTCATATAGTATAGACTCTAATATCCCTGTGGAAAGTATAATCTATGATTTTTATGATAATAATGGTAATCTCCTACAATACACTACAAAATCAGGCACTCCAACAGCAATCATCTGGGGTTACAACCAAACCCAACCAATTGCAAAAATAGAAGGAGCGACTTATTCGCAAGTTTCAGCATTAGCCGCAGCAATTATTACGGCTTCAGATTACGGAAGCCCACACTATTCCGAATCAACCCTAATAGATAAACTCGATACCTTTAGAATTAGTTTGCCTCATTACCAGATTTCGACTTATACCTACAAACCACTAATCGGTGTAACCAGTATCACTCCGCCAAGTGGAATTAGAGAAATATATAAATATGATTCCTCTAACAGATTAGAGTCAGTGCAAAATACAGATGGTGAAATTCTGAAAGAATATTCTTATAATTATGCTCCGAGTAAATATTTTAATATTGAAAAAAGCCAGACATTTACTCGTAATAATTGTGGGTCAAATTATATAGGAACAACTTATAATTACATTGTTCCTGATGGAAAATATTCTTCTATAGTTAGCCAAGCTGATGCGGATCAAAAAGCACAGAATGATATTGATACTAATGGTCAGAATACCACTAACAAGAATGGAAGTTGTAGACCAGCTGTTAGCTGTTACGTATCAACAACGCCATTCTCAGGAGGCGGAGGGGTACTAGAAACAGATGTAAATTATAAGGCTACTATTTCATTTAATACAGGATCAAATTCAGTCGATTTTCCATGGACAATAGGCGTGAAAATTGGAACTATACAAGGAATTTGTAAACCTTTAACAGATCACAACTCGTACAATGGACAGATGTATTATACAATTAAAACTAATGGTGATATTATTATAAGATCTCATAATGGTAATTATCCAAATAACAAGTCTTTTCAAAATCTATTATTTTATTTCCCGAAAAATTAA
- a CDS encoding IS30 family transposase: MAHLTLEQRYQIETYRSTGISISEIANFVGKDKSVISREIKRNADQRSGTYKAKLADKKAQNRHQIKRKKCSLTAEIEVNILCYLIKDYSPEQIVGRSKVDKVSMVSGERIYQYIWEDKRRGGKLYRHLRTQGKKYKKRGHLKDKRGLIVGRVDISQRPSIVEKKNRLGDLEIDLVIGKDHKGALLTINDRASGVLFMGKVGSKEAAEIEKKTIELLQDWKPLIKTITSDNGKEFANHQAIAEALNISYYFAKPYHSWERGANENLNGLIRQYFPKKHNFENITKEQIQDVTYILNNRPRKRFGYKTPNEIFAEQLNNFDHVAFIT, from the coding sequence ATGGCTCATTTAACGTTGGAACAAAGATACCAAATAGAAACTTATAGAAGTACTGGAATCAGCATTTCTGAAATAGCCAACTTTGTAGGCAAAGACAAAAGTGTAATTTCCAGAGAAATCAAGCGAAATGCGGATCAAAGAAGTGGGACATACAAAGCAAAATTAGCCGATAAAAAGGCTCAAAATAGGCATCAAATAAAAAGGAAAAAATGCTCATTAACAGCAGAGATAGAAGTGAATATTTTGTGTTATTTGATTAAGGATTATAGCCCAGAACAGATCGTGGGTAGATCTAAAGTTGATAAGGTAAGTATGGTATCTGGTGAAAGAATTTACCAATACATTTGGGAAGATAAACGCAGAGGAGGTAAATTGTATCGGCATCTTCGAACCCAGGGAAAGAAGTATAAAAAAAGAGGTCATTTAAAAGACAAAAGAGGTCTTATTGTTGGTAGAGTGGACATTAGTCAGCGCCCTTCAATAGTTGAAAAGAAGAATAGATTAGGAGATTTAGAAATAGATTTGGTCATAGGGAAAGATCACAAAGGAGCCTTACTAACTATTAATGACAGAGCCTCTGGTGTACTATTTATGGGAAAAGTAGGTAGTAAAGAAGCTGCTGAAATTGAGAAGAAAACCATCGAGTTATTACAAGATTGGAAACCTCTGATCAAAACTATAACCTCTGACAATGGAAAAGAATTTGCAAATCATCAAGCGATAGCAGAAGCACTCAATATAAGCTACTATTTTGCCAAACCATACCACAGTTGGGAAAGAGGAGCGAATGAAAATTTGAATGGATTAATAAGACAATATTTTCCTAAAAAGCATAACTTTGAAAATATCACAAAAGAACAAATACAAGATGTAACTTATATTTTAAACAATAGACCTAGGAAAAGATTTGGGTACAAAACGCCCAATGAAATATTTGCCGAACAACTAAATAATTTTGATCATGTTGCATTTATTACTTGA
- a CDS encoding T9SS type A sorting domain-containing protein gives MKKLYIGVLFLFAILSVSAQETKTLWQKDIKSSTQDFLSTMSITLDRQIVLSGSAIQKSKLSGVSTSGATSTNAGYDYRLLKLSQEGNILWDKHFGGSKHDYLVSTTTTREGGFLLTGTSYSNQSLDKKDNNIGGADVWLIRLNEDGEELWQKTLGTKNNDEAAAVTQSLDEGFFVAGNINSNKNLFGSKDIFISKLDKTGKLINTTILGGNALDEVQEMIATPDGGSVLLMYSTSGKTENKIFNPLETDEANTENKAVDLLASLKPKTDNQQSTTIFGKTEENFGEGDYWIVKLDKNANVEWQKTYGGSADDHPKTIVFTDKGYLIGGESRSNSSGNKRENIEEGTDLWLISLDKNGNELWQKTYSFGNRDVLMSANVIRKTNKDNFSEDKGFLLGGYTQAEGKIQTDDEKFWMLYINAEGKEEWRKHVEGTSKKKEERLVSAKLQTDGTFLLAGTSAEELGQENWKILKLGDKDLDNLLQKQDIRIYPNPVDDYAYVEIGFELKGEAQITLHDMSGRQIQKIKTKNKVTKIDTAALPQGVYIVTAKTPNKSVNTKIVKK, from the coding sequence ATGAAAAAACTCTACATTGGGGTATTATTTCTTTTCGCCATACTCTCGGTTTCCGCACAAGAAACCAAAACCTTGTGGCAGAAAGATATAAAATCTTCTACTCAGGATTTTCTCTCGACCATGTCCATTACTTTGGACAGGCAAATTGTACTTTCTGGAAGTGCTATTCAAAAATCAAAATTGTCGGGTGTTAGTACTAGTGGTGCAACTTCTACAAATGCAGGCTATGATTACCGTTTACTAAAACTTTCACAAGAAGGAAATATTCTTTGGGATAAACACTTTGGTGGTTCAAAACATGATTATCTCGTTTCGACTACCACGACCAGAGAAGGCGGATTCTTACTAACAGGAACGTCCTATTCCAATCAATCCCTTGATAAAAAAGATAATAATATTGGTGGTGCAGATGTTTGGTTGATCCGTCTGAATGAAGATGGCGAAGAACTGTGGCAAAAAACATTAGGAACAAAAAATAATGATGAAGCTGCGGCAGTAACCCAATCTTTAGATGAGGGTTTCTTTGTTGCCGGAAATATTAATTCTAATAAAAATTTGTTCGGTTCGAAAGATATTTTTATTTCCAAATTAGATAAAACTGGAAAACTCATCAACACCACTATTCTCGGTGGAAATGCTTTAGATGAAGTACAAGAAATGATTGCTACTCCAGATGGAGGAAGCGTTCTTTTGATGTATTCCACCTCCGGGAAAACAGAAAATAAGATTTTCAATCCTTTAGAAACAGATGAAGCGAATACTGAAAACAAAGCAGTTGATTTATTGGCATCTCTTAAACCAAAAACCGATAACCAACAATCAACAACTATTTTCGGTAAAACAGAAGAGAATTTTGGCGAGGGAGATTACTGGATTGTGAAATTAGACAAGAATGCCAATGTTGAATGGCAAAAAACGTATGGTGGAAGTGCTGATGACCATCCCAAAACCATAGTGTTTACAGACAAAGGATATTTAATTGGCGGAGAAAGCAGAAGTAACTCTTCCGGAAATAAAAGAGAGAATATTGAGGAGGGAACGGATTTGTGGTTGATCTCTTTGGATAAAAATGGAAATGAATTGTGGCAAAAAACATATAGTTTCGGAAACCGAGATGTTTTGATGAGTGCTAATGTCATTAGAAAAACCAATAAAGACAACTTTAGCGAAGACAAAGGATTTTTATTGGGTGGTTACACACAAGCAGAAGGCAAGATACAAACCGACGATGAGAAATTTTGGATGCTTTATATTAATGCAGAAGGAAAAGAAGAATGGCGCAAACATGTGGAAGGTACATCTAAAAAGAAGGAAGAACGTTTGGTATCTGCAAAATTGCAAACGGACGGAACATTTCTGTTAGCAGGAACAAGTGCAGAAGAATTAGGACAGGAAAACTGGAAAATTTTAAAACTTGGTGACAAAGATTTGGATAATCTCCTTCAGAAACAAGATATCCGTATTTACCCAAATCCTGTGGATGATTACGCTTATGTAGAAATAGGTTTTGAATTAAAAGGTGAAGCGCAAATTACGCTTCATGATATGAGTGGAAGACAAATACAAAAAATTAAAACAAAAAATAAGGTGACGAAAATTGATACTGCCGCTTTGCCGCAGGGAGTTTATATTGTGACTGCGAAGACTCCTAATAAATCCGTTAATACTAAAATTGTGAAGAAATGA
- a CDS encoding nuclear transport factor 2 family protein — MRKILSLLTLTFILIGCNNQTKEKTMETSTNEKIVKQYFEHFNNHEWTKMANMYAETTDFKDPSLGQGIVKQTRQQIVEKYSELHKVFPDLHDQVIQTYPSGNKHIIVEFVSSGTAPDNSKFELPICVIFTIENGLITKDFSYFDNFEEKEQ, encoded by the coding sequence ATGAGAAAAATATTATCCTTATTAACTTTGACTTTTATATTAATCGGCTGTAACAATCAAACAAAAGAAAAAACTATGGAGACCTCTACAAATGAAAAAATAGTAAAACAATATTTTGAACATTTTAATAATCACGAATGGACAAAAATGGCTAATATGTATGCTGAAACTACCGATTTTAAAGATCCATCACTAGGACAAGGAATAGTAAAACAAACAAGACAACAAATTGTAGAGAAATATTCCGAGCTCCATAAAGTTTTTCCAGACCTTCACGATCAGGTTATTCAAACTTATCCTTCTGGTAACAAACATATCATTGTAGAATTTGTATCAAGTGGTACAGCACCCGACAACTCAAAATTTGAATTACCTATTTGCGTTATTTTCACGATTGAAAACGGACTCATAACAAAAGATTTTTCCTATTTTGATAATTTTGAAGAGAAAGAACAATAA
- a CDS encoding phospholipase D family protein → MATFLTGNDLNAQLENLFEYADDYIILISPYIKLHDRYASALKAKKDNPNLKITVVFGKNEDDFSKSMKQEDFNFFKDFPNIEIRYEKRLHAKYYANESAAILTSMNLYNFSQDNNIEAGVLTNKKEYWKALPVWTLWKMMPLDIFNGL, encoded by the coding sequence ATGGCGACATTCTTAACAGGAAATGACTTAAATGCTCAATTAGAAAATCTTTTTGAATATGCTGACGATTATATAATACTCATCTCTCCATACATCAAACTTCACGACAGATACGCTTCTGCATTGAAAGCCAAAAAGGACAATCCCAACCTTAAAATTACTGTAGTATTCGGGAAAAATGAAGATGACTTTTCAAAAAGCATGAAGCAAGAAGATTTTAATTTTTTCAAAGACTTTCCTAATATAGAAATTCGTTATGAAAAAAGACTTCATGCAAAATACTATGCTAATGAAAGTGCAGCAATCTTGACCTCAATGAATCTTTACAATTTTTCGCAAGACAACAATATTGAAGCAGGAGTACTTACCAATAAAAAGGAATATTGGAAAGCTTTACCAGTCTGGACACTTTGGAAAATGATGCCGCTGGATATTTTCAACGGGTTATAG
- a CDS encoding site-specific integrase, whose amino-acid sequence MNKTFNLLFYVKKTKVNSTGEAPIYLRITIDGKISEISTKRTVQPLKWSSAMRKVNGSSEESRSLNFYLKTFEQKVYETYHGLMRDKETVTCEALKNKLLGRGELNRTLIPIFQDHNDRMEKLVGKEFAQGTLVRYKTTIKHTKEFLKWKYNISDIDIKKIDYGFLNDFEFFLRTEKSCNNNSAVKYIKNFGKIIRICLANGWMERDPFLNYHSKFDEVTRMFLNEEEIEMLLVKNFKNERLSLVRDIFLFSCFTGLAYIDTQQLTEHNVTIGLDNNKWIFTKRQKTKTTSNIPLLSQAEKIIEKYKANPICINKGRLLPILSNQKMNAYLKEIADICGVNKELTYHIARHTFATTITLSNGVSIESVSKMLGHKSIKTTQHYAKILDAKVSADMNDLKIVLGNKEQMKQIG is encoded by the coding sequence ATGAACAAGACATTTAATTTACTTTTCTATGTAAAAAAAACTAAAGTCAATTCTACAGGAGAGGCTCCTATTTATTTACGAATTACAATTGATGGCAAAATATCCGAGATCAGCACAAAACGGACAGTACAGCCTTTAAAATGGAGTTCTGCGATGCGGAAAGTCAATGGCTCTTCAGAAGAAAGCAGATCGCTTAATTTTTATCTAAAAACATTTGAGCAAAAAGTTTACGAGACTTATCATGGGTTGATGAGAGATAAAGAAACAGTGACTTGTGAAGCTCTTAAAAATAAGTTATTGGGTAGAGGAGAACTCAACAGAACGCTTATTCCTATTTTTCAAGATCATAATGATCGAATGGAGAAGCTAGTAGGGAAGGAATTTGCCCAAGGGACATTAGTTCGTTATAAAACCACTATAAAGCATACCAAAGAGTTTTTGAAATGGAAGTATAATATTTCTGACATTGACATTAAAAAAATTGATTATGGTTTTCTTAACGACTTTGAATTCTTTCTTCGGACTGAAAAATCCTGCAATAATAATTCTGCTGTAAAATATATCAAGAATTTCGGAAAAATCATTCGCATCTGTCTTGCTAATGGTTGGATGGAAAGAGACCCTTTTTTGAACTACCATTCGAAGTTTGATGAAGTAACAAGAATGTTTCTCAATGAAGAGGAAATAGAGATGCTTTTGGTTAAGAATTTTAAAAACGAGAGGTTATCTTTGGTTCGTGATATTTTTTTGTTTAGTTGCTTTACGGGTCTAGCTTATATAGATACACAGCAACTTACAGAGCATAATGTCACAATAGGATTAGACAACAATAAATGGATTTTTACCAAACGCCAAAAAACCAAAACGACCTCTAATATCCCTTTGCTTTCTCAGGCAGAAAAGATTATTGAAAAATATAAAGCGAATCCAATCTGTATTAATAAAGGTAGATTACTGCCTATATTGAGTAATCAGAAAATGAATGCTTATTTAAAAGAAATCGCCGATATTTGTGGTGTAAATAAAGAGTTGACTTATCACATCGCTCGTCATACTTTTGCGACGACAATTACTCTTTCTAATGGAGTCTCAATTGAGAGTGTAAGTAAAATGCTTGGTCATAAGAGCATAAAAACCACTCAGCATTATGCTAAAATTTTGGATGCGAAAGTAAGTGCAGATATGAATGACTTGAAAATAGTGTTAGGAAACAAGGAGCAAATGAAACAAATTGGATGA